From the genome of bacterium, one region includes:
- a CDS encoding GNAT family N-acetyltransferase, with amino-acid sequence MDYVIRNVKKSDIDQIQKTEEESFPHPFSINQFLQLYVNYNEIFFVAEKNKEILGYIVGIMGFRKITVASIAVKEEWRRKGVATKLIRYFTKKTKTIVKTLELQVRISNKPAIFFYEGIGFTCKSILHGYYPDKEDAILYCKALC; translated from the coding sequence ATGGACTATGTAATCAGAAATGTAAAAAAAAGCGACATTGACCAAATCCAAAAAACAGAAGAAGAATCTTTTCCGCATCCTTTTTCCATAAACCAGTTTCTTCAGTTGTATGTTAATTACAATGAAATATTTTTCGTTGCCGAAAAAAACAAAGAAATTTTGGGATATATAGTCGGGATAATGGGATTTAGAAAAATTACCGTTGCTTCAATTGCGGTAAAAGAAGAATGGAGAAGAAAAGGTGTTGCTACCAAATTGATACGCTACTTTACAAAAAAGACGAAAACAATAGTAAAAACACTCGAATTGCAAGTCCGCATAAGCAACAAACCTGCTATATTTTTTTACGAAGGTATCGGATTTACTTGCAAGAGTATTTTGCATGGTTATTATCCTGACAAAGAAGATGCCATTTTATATTGCAAAGCTTTGTGTTGA